Proteins encoded within one genomic window of Triticum aestivum cultivar Chinese Spring chromosome 2D, IWGSC CS RefSeq v2.1, whole genome shotgun sequence:
- the LOC123049760 gene encoding uncharacterized protein, translating into MAAHATAAAASPLPPPSESTAAFDTKPPPSPPPPPPLSADAPPKKRKLEELGFHDSPYYRIREAVASLRGRFLQVCQATDSQKKDAALEILKEIKVVMELSKKMRLDISAAAEPVKPSDIPAVRDVKIKPAGKVPSGGKNQVPQIGQDTGEKVPLKPVSSQTASVGIHREANPNETANHGNQLLGGRLQGSYVVGGSPMGWNFLMWPGGKAVYYGLTKAEWLARQAAE; encoded by the exons ATGGCAGctcacgccaccgccgccgccgcctcgcctcttccGCCGCCATCGGAGTCGACGGCTGCCTTCGATACGAAGCCGCCACctagtccgccgccgccgccgccgctttcgGCCGACGCGCcgccaaagaagcggaagctggagGAGCTGGGGTTTCACGACTCGCCCTACTACAGGATCAGAGAAGCCGTCGCCAGCCTCCGCGGCCGCTTCCTTCAG GTTTGCCAAGCTACTGATTCCCAGAAGAAAGATGCTGCTCTTGAGATCCTGAAAG AGATAAAAGTTGTCATGGAATTATCCAAGAAAATGCGGCTTGATATCTCTGCTGCTGCTGAGCCTGTTAAACCATCGGACATACCTGCAGTTAGAGATGTCAAGATCAAGCCCGCAGGAAAAGTTCCATCTGGAGGGAAGAATCAAGTGCCCCAGATAGGCCAGGATACAGGCGAGAAGGTACCACTCAAGCCTGTAAGCTCGCAGACTGCTTCCGTGGGGATTCATCGAGAAGCCAATCCAAATGAGACGGCAAACCATGGCAATCAACTGCTGGGCGGGCGCTTACAAGGGTCTTATGTCGTTGGTGGATCTCCCATGGGCTGGAATTTTCTCATGTGGCCTGGAGGCAAAGCAGTCTACTATGGCTTGACCAAAGCAGAGTGGTTGGCACGTCAAGCTGCAGAGTGA